Within the Enterococcus hirae ATCC 9790 genome, the region GTCAGTTTTGGAATCCGAGTGAACGGAAATGGGAAGAAGTTGTCACACAAGATTTCTCTAAAAAACTAGAGTTGTTGGAAGAAATCCATCGTAAGACCGAACAACAGCTTGAACAAGTTCAAGAGGAAAATCAAGCGTTTAAAGAAAATAATCAATCATTAAATGAACAAGTTACGAATTTACAAGTGGCAATGACCGAAATTTATGAATATTCATTAGGGAGTGAGTAACATGGAAAACATCTATGCAGACCTAATCAAAAAAGGAAAGAAAACGATTGATGACGTACCTAAAACATTAAAAAAGAAAGTTCAAGCAATTTTGGATAAAAAAGAAGATGAAAAAGTGAAAGAAATTCTCACTGAATAGGAAGAGGGTGAGAAAAAATGAAAGGTATCGATCAGATTTTTAACAAGCTAGTCGCAATCGACGGGCTTATTTTTTTACCATTAACAGTTATATTGATCGGGTTTATTATTTTCGCTTCTTGGCGAATCAATATTTACTATCGAAAAGAACTACATGATGAAAGAGAAAGCTCAAAACAGGACCGACGAGACTTTTTGGCTACGTTGAATGAGTTGAATAAAGGATTTGAATTTATACGTTCAGATGTGAAGCGAATCGATGACAAAGTTACTGAAATCGAGAAGGAAGTACGGAAATAATTCTGTGCTTCTTTTTTATGTTTGAAAGGTGGTGAGGTATCGTGGAATCATTCTCAACTAAAATGATACTCGCTATGTGTGGGTTATATGTGGCAGGAAAAGTGTTAAAGGAAATTCCTAAG harbors:
- a CDS encoding CD1375 family protein, yielding MENIYADLIKKGKKTIDDVPKTLKKKVQAILDKKEDEKVKEILTE